Proteins encoded by one window of Myxococcus guangdongensis:
- a CDS encoding vWA domain-containing protein: MPPLPAFNNPEALWGLLLVPLLLVQAWRERRARAPLRFSAAHVFAKSGKGLRTYMLPLLPLLRVVAVTAAVLAIARPQVRDSRVRDLSVEGIDIVVALDLSTSMEAGDFRPQNRLHVAKEVLTEFIANRVNDRIGLVVFAGAAYTQAPLTLDYGVLKEVIKQLRTRVLEDGTAIGDALATSLNRLRDSEAKSRVVVLITDGDNNAGKLSPMDSANMAQALHVPIYTILVGKGGKVPFPQGTDLFGNTVWRETEIPINPELMQDIADRTGGEYYRATDPEGLRRGLQKVLDSLERSKLMEGGASATYREEFHPFLLAAFGLLALELLLRSTFLRVFP; this comes from the coding sequence ATGCCGCCGCTCCCCGCGTTCAATAACCCCGAGGCGCTCTGGGGGCTGCTGCTCGTCCCGCTCCTCTTGGTGCAGGCCTGGCGGGAGCGTCGCGCTCGCGCGCCCCTGCGCTTCTCCGCGGCGCACGTGTTCGCCAAGAGCGGCAAGGGCCTGCGCACGTACATGCTGCCGCTCTTGCCTCTGTTGCGCGTGGTGGCGGTGACGGCGGCGGTGCTCGCCATCGCCCGGCCCCAGGTGCGCGACTCGCGCGTGCGCGACCTGTCGGTGGAGGGCATCGACATCGTGGTGGCGTTGGACTTGTCCACCTCCATGGAGGCCGGCGACTTCCGTCCGCAGAACCGCCTGCACGTGGCCAAGGAGGTGCTCACCGAGTTCATCGCCAACCGCGTGAATGACCGCATCGGCCTGGTGGTCTTCGCGGGCGCGGCGTACACGCAGGCGCCGCTCACGCTGGACTACGGCGTGCTGAAGGAGGTCATCAAGCAACTGCGCACCCGCGTGCTGGAGGACGGCACGGCGATTGGTGACGCGCTGGCCACCTCGCTCAACCGCCTGCGCGACTCGGAGGCGAAGAGCCGCGTGGTGGTGCTGATTACGGACGGCGACAACAACGCGGGGAAGCTGTCGCCCATGGACTCCGCGAACATGGCGCAGGCGCTCCACGTGCCCATCTACACCATCCTGGTGGGCAAGGGCGGCAAGGTGCCCTTCCCGCAGGGCACGGACCTGTTTGGCAACACCGTGTGGCGCGAGACGGAGATTCCCATCAACCCGGAGCTGATGCAGGACATCGCGGACCGCACGGGCGGCGAGTACTACCGCGCGACGGACCCGGAGGGCCTGAGGCGCGGCCTGCAGAAGGTGCTCGATTCGTTGGAGCGCTCCAAGCTGATGGAGGGCGGCGCGTCCGCCACCTACCGCGAGGAGTTCCACCCGTTCCTCCTGGCCGCCTTCGGCCTGCTCGCCCTGGAGCTGCTCCTGCGCTCCACCTTCCTGAGGGTCTTCCCGTGA
- a CDS encoding BatD family protein — translation MSRWMARIGMVLCVGVLTLASSAGAQAPKGTPPASPPGAPTHEQTQPLDVSVRVDPQQVRIGDPFTYHVVLTHPKDHRYELAVPKETGDFEFLDQTRQRQDGADSATTTFAVRMSAFALGTVQVPALAFDVATPEGPRQYSLPGRQIEVTSTLPPEAEGQGADLFDIQPPQEVPIRSWRLVLALLGALAAGLLAWALIRWWRNRPKHVFVPPPLPLDVRTRKALDTLKTENLPARGLVKDHYFRLSEIVRGYLGERYGFEALECTSSELMSSLRRLAPPGLPEDKLMRFVSESDMVKYARADATPESCRDALLFGYELVDKTYVPPQPIQAPDNAAAPRVQ, via the coding sequence ATGAGCCGGTGGATGGCGCGCATCGGGATGGTGCTGTGCGTGGGCGTGCTGACGCTCGCGTCGTCGGCCGGGGCCCAGGCTCCGAAGGGGACTCCGCCCGCGAGCCCGCCCGGGGCTCCCACGCACGAACAGACGCAGCCGCTGGACGTGTCGGTGCGCGTGGACCCGCAGCAGGTGCGCATCGGCGACCCGTTCACGTACCACGTGGTGCTCACCCACCCGAAGGACCACCGCTACGAACTGGCGGTGCCCAAGGAGACGGGTGACTTCGAGTTCCTGGACCAGACGCGCCAGCGGCAGGACGGCGCGGACTCGGCCACCACCACGTTCGCGGTGCGCATGTCGGCCTTCGCGCTGGGGACGGTGCAGGTGCCCGCGCTCGCGTTCGACGTGGCCACGCCGGAGGGCCCTCGCCAGTACTCGCTGCCGGGCCGGCAGATTGAAGTGACGTCCACGCTGCCGCCGGAGGCGGAGGGGCAGGGCGCGGACCTGTTCGACATCCAGCCGCCGCAGGAGGTGCCCATCCGCTCGTGGCGGCTGGTGCTGGCGCTGCTGGGCGCGCTCGCGGCGGGCCTGTTGGCGTGGGCGCTCATCCGCTGGTGGAGGAACCGCCCCAAGCACGTGTTCGTGCCGCCCCCGCTGCCGCTGGACGTGCGCACGCGCAAGGCGCTGGACACGCTCAAGACGGAGAACCTGCCCGCTCGCGGCCTCGTGAAGGACCACTACTTCCGCCTGTCCGAAATCGTCCGGGGCTACCTGGGCGAGCGCTATGGCTTCGAGGCGTTGGAGTGCACCAGCTCCGAGCTGATGTCCTCGCTGCGCCGCCTGGCCCCGCCGGGACTTCCCGAGGACAAGCTCATGCGCTTCGTGTCCGAGTCGGACATGGTGAAGTACGCGCGGGCGGACGCCACGCCCGAGAGCTGTCGTGACGCGCTCCTGTTCGGCTACGAGCTCGTCGACAAGACCTACGTTCCGCCCCAGCCGATTCAAGCTCCCGACAATGCCGCCGCTCCCCGCGTTCAATAA
- a CDS encoding DUF58 domain-containing protein, with product MLPKDLIRRIRKLEIRTRKVVSDMLAGQYHSVFKGRGMAFSEVRQYQPGDEIRIIDWNVTARMNEAYVKVFTEERELTVMLLVDVSASKEFGSKERTKAEIAAEVAAQIAFSAIANNDRVGLILFSDRVEKVVPPRKGRTHVLRLVSDILTFQPQGKGTNLSAGLTYLTQVAKRKAVTFLVSDFQARDYEKPLRLVGRKHDLVPVVVEDPLEEAFPRLGLVEMEDPETGDRFVVDTSDPRVRGRYARAMQAARDERRKLFKKLELDHVELRAGDDHGKALAQFFRARARRMAA from the coding sequence GTGCTGCCCAAGGACCTCATCCGCCGCATCCGCAAGCTGGAGATTCGCACCCGCAAGGTGGTCTCCGACATGCTCGCGGGCCAGTACCACTCGGTCTTCAAGGGCCGGGGCATGGCCTTCTCCGAGGTGCGGCAGTACCAGCCCGGCGACGAGATTCGCATCATCGACTGGAACGTCACCGCGCGCATGAACGAGGCCTACGTCAAGGTCTTCACCGAGGAGCGCGAGCTCACGGTGATGCTCCTGGTCGACGTGTCCGCCTCCAAGGAGTTCGGCTCGAAGGAGCGCACCAAGGCGGAGATCGCCGCCGAGGTCGCCGCGCAGATCGCCTTCAGCGCCATCGCCAACAATGACCGGGTGGGGCTCATCCTCTTCTCGGACCGGGTGGAGAAGGTGGTGCCGCCGCGCAAGGGCCGCACGCACGTGCTCCGGCTGGTGAGCGACATCCTCACCTTCCAGCCCCAGGGCAAGGGCACGAACCTGTCGGCGGGGCTGACGTACCTGACGCAGGTGGCGAAGCGGAAGGCCGTCACCTTCCTCGTCTCCGACTTCCAGGCGCGCGACTACGAGAAGCCGCTGCGGCTGGTGGGGCGCAAGCACGACCTGGTCCCCGTCGTGGTGGAGGACCCGCTGGAGGAGGCCTTCCCGCGCCTGGGGCTGGTGGAGATGGAGGACCCGGAGACCGGAGACCGCTTCGTCGTGGACACGAGCGACCCGCGCGTGCGGGGCCGCTACGCGCGCGCCATGCAGGCCGCTCGCGACGAGCGCCGCAAGCTCTTCAAGAAGCTGGAGCTGGACCACGTGGAGCTGCGCGCCGGAGACGACCACGGCAAGGCGCTCGCGCAGTTCTTCCGCGCGCGGGCCCGGAGGATGGCGGCATGA
- a CDS encoding AAA family ATPase, producing the protein MNTDIRALTERVQQESSFVEVLNQETGKVIVGQRYMLERILIGLLCNGHVLLEGVPGLAKTLTVRTVADALSATFMRIQFTPDLLPADVVGTMIYNQQAANFTVRKGPIFANIVLADEINRAPAKVQSALLEAMAERQVTIGDQTFGLPSPFLVLATQNPIEQEGTYPLPEAQVDRFMLKVKVGYPTRDEEKIIMDRMSGGSSPRAQRVVAVEHLVRARELVHHIYMDEKVKEYILNVVFATREPGKYGLKDLADYIQFGASPRATISLAQAARAHAFLRHRAFVTPEDVKAIAFDVLRHRVAMTYEAEAEDLTPEKIIQRVFDRVEVP; encoded by the coding sequence ATGAACACGGACATCCGCGCGCTCACCGAACGCGTGCAGCAGGAAAGCAGCTTCGTCGAGGTCCTCAACCAGGAAACCGGCAAGGTCATCGTCGGCCAGCGCTACATGCTGGAGCGCATCCTCATCGGCCTGTTGTGCAACGGCCACGTGCTCCTGGAGGGCGTGCCCGGCCTCGCCAAGACGCTCACCGTGCGCACGGTGGCCGACGCGCTCAGCGCCACGTTCATGCGCATCCAGTTCACCCCCGACCTGCTGCCCGCGGACGTCGTGGGCACGATGATCTACAACCAGCAGGCCGCGAACTTCACCGTTCGCAAGGGCCCCATCTTCGCGAACATCGTCCTCGCGGACGAAATCAACCGCGCCCCCGCCAAGGTGCAGTCCGCGCTGCTGGAGGCCATGGCCGAGCGCCAGGTCACCATCGGCGACCAGACCTTCGGGTTGCCCTCGCCGTTCCTCGTGCTGGCCACGCAGAACCCCATCGAGCAGGAGGGCACCTACCCGCTGCCCGAGGCCCAGGTGGACCGCTTCATGCTCAAGGTGAAGGTGGGCTACCCGACGCGGGATGAGGAGAAGATCATCATGGACCGCATGTCCGGAGGCTCCTCGCCCCGGGCCCAGCGCGTCGTCGCGGTGGAGCACCTGGTGCGCGCCCGCGAGCTCGTCCACCACATCTACATGGACGAGAAGGTGAAGGAGTACATCCTCAACGTCGTCTTCGCCACGCGCGAGCCGGGCAAGTACGGCCTCAAGGATTTGGCCGACTACATCCAGTTCGGCGCCTCGCCGCGCGCCACCATCTCCCTGGCCCAGGCCGCTCGCGCGCATGCCTTCCTGCGCCACCGCGCCTTCGTCACGCCCGAGGACGTGAAGGCCATCGCCTTCGACGTGCTCCGCCACCGCGTGGCGATGACGTACGAGGCCGAGGCCGAGGACCTCACGCCGGAGAAGATCATCCAGCGGGTGTTCGACCGCGTCGAAGTGCCCTGA
- a CDS encoding alpha/beta fold hydrolase, translated as MKRSAWAQAPSAGAVEAGLLAQLAPAVTATVHWLPGGGALRVLEGGQGPTVVLLHGRGGAASTWFAYLTALSRGHRVLAVDLPGFGMSSPTEGPVRSAEEGVGFFTAPVEALLEQLAPGPVSVVGHSLGGLVGVELALRARVPVERLVLVDAMGLGPDMARKARAFFRAGPERLARSLGPWAWARMMPPAPTPLGERLGALDYELMSAPGGHDEAARAFDSLVPLMGPVFHRRERLDGITAPVLLVWGEREEVLPLSLAEEASRRFPNARLVRVDAGHSPHQERPERVLPELKSFLAAQGQP; from the coding sequence ATGAAGCGCTCGGCCTGGGCCCAGGCGCCCTCGGCGGGGGCCGTGGAGGCGGGGCTGTTGGCCCAGCTGGCCCCGGCGGTGACGGCCACGGTGCACTGGCTGCCCGGAGGGGGAGCGCTGCGGGTGCTGGAGGGGGGCCAGGGGCCCACGGTGGTGCTCCTGCACGGGCGCGGCGGGGCGGCCTCCACATGGTTCGCGTACCTGACGGCGCTCTCGCGGGGGCACCGGGTGCTCGCGGTGGACCTGCCCGGCTTCGGGATGTCCTCGCCGACCGAGGGGCCCGTCCGCTCGGCGGAGGAGGGAGTGGGGTTCTTCACCGCCCCCGTGGAGGCGCTGCTCGAACAGCTCGCCCCGGGGCCCGTGTCCGTGGTGGGCCACTCGCTGGGCGGGCTGGTGGGGGTGGAGCTGGCGCTGCGCGCGCGTGTGCCGGTGGAGCGGTTGGTGCTGGTGGACGCGATGGGGCTGGGGCCGGACATGGCGCGCAAGGCTCGGGCCTTCTTCCGCGCGGGACCGGAGCGGCTGGCGCGCTCGTTGGGGCCGTGGGCCTGGGCTCGGATGATGCCCCCCGCGCCGACGCCGCTGGGGGAACGGCTGGGCGCGCTCGACTACGAGCTGATGTCGGCGCCGGGTGGGCACGATGAAGCCGCGCGGGCCTTCGACAGCCTGGTGCCGCTGATGGGGCCGGTGTTCCACCGTCGGGAGCGGCTCGATGGAATCACGGCGCCGGTGCTGCTCGTCTGGGGTGAGCGGGAGGAGGTGCTGCCCCTGTCACTCGCCGAGGAGGCGTCCCGGCGCTTCCCGAATGCGCGGCTGGTGCGCGTGGACGCGGGCCACAGTCCCCATCAGGAGCGTCCGGAGCGCGTGCTCCCCGAGCTGAAGTCCTTCCTGGCCGCGCAGGGTCAGCCGTAG
- a CDS encoding M14 family metallopeptidase: MSTSPVVLVPEPHALAERWDQVHLESLPVAPLVRHADVARHLKDLKARSPDFFRLEVVGHSVEGRALHHVALGTGSRHVLLWSQMHGDEPTATTALLDLLEYLRTHRDEPWVARLLSSLTLHAVPMLNPDGAERFQRRNAQGIDINRDALALQTPEARTLKKLRDELQPFIGFNLHNQGWRHGVGDTGRPASISVLAAAFDKARSDNPGRLLAKKVCAVIRDAVEPLAPGQVGRYDDSFESRAFGDNMTRWGTPSVLIETGAWTSLPPDEPLVRLNFVALATALDALASGRAESAEVSRYESIPQNESSGVVHLLLQGIGLFGADGKPFTGDVGIAVNRAVRAKGKKPVLAHVGKIEELGDLRVLGAVETVDGAGLFAVPLSGKGAKPGDTVRLTQPARQSLSLGQRGDLMLLRPLDATDTYRIERIIRFDP, translated from the coding sequence ATGTCCACCTCTCCGGTCGTCCTCGTCCCCGAACCCCACGCGCTCGCGGAGCGGTGGGACCAGGTCCATCTCGAGTCGCTCCCGGTGGCGCCGCTCGTCCGGCACGCCGACGTGGCGCGGCACCTGAAGGACTTGAAGGCGCGTTCACCTGACTTCTTCCGGCTCGAAGTGGTGGGGCACTCGGTGGAGGGGCGCGCGCTCCACCATGTCGCGCTGGGTACGGGCTCGCGTCACGTCCTGCTCTGGTCGCAGATGCACGGGGATGAGCCCACGGCGACCACCGCGCTGTTGGACCTGCTCGAGTACCTGAGGACACACCGGGACGAACCCTGGGTGGCGAGGCTGCTGTCCTCGCTCACGCTCCACGCGGTGCCCATGCTCAACCCGGATGGCGCCGAGCGCTTCCAGCGCCGCAACGCGCAGGGCATCGACATCAACCGCGACGCGCTCGCGCTCCAGACGCCCGAGGCGAGGACGCTCAAGAAGCTGCGCGACGAGCTCCAGCCGTTCATCGGTTTCAACCTGCACAACCAGGGCTGGCGTCACGGGGTAGGGGACACGGGCCGGCCCGCGTCCATCTCCGTGCTCGCGGCCGCGTTCGACAAGGCGCGGAGCGACAACCCCGGGCGTCTGCTCGCGAAGAAGGTCTGCGCGGTGATTCGCGACGCGGTGGAGCCGCTCGCGCCTGGACAGGTGGGGCGCTACGACGACAGCTTCGAGTCGCGGGCCTTCGGCGACAACATGACGCGCTGGGGGACACCCTCGGTGCTCATCGAGACGGGGGCGTGGACCTCATTGCCGCCGGACGAGCCCCTGGTGCGGCTCAACTTCGTCGCATTGGCCACGGCGTTGGACGCGCTCGCGAGTGGCCGGGCCGAGTCGGCGGAGGTCTCGCGCTACGAGTCCATCCCCCAGAACGAGAGCTCCGGCGTCGTCCATCTGTTGCTCCAGGGCATCGGCCTGTTCGGCGCGGATGGCAAGCCCTTCACCGGCGACGTGGGCATCGCCGTCAACCGGGCCGTGCGCGCCAAGGGCAAGAAGCCCGTGTTGGCGCACGTGGGGAAGATTGAAGAGCTGGGAGATCTGCGCGTCCTCGGCGCCGTCGAGACGGTGGACGGCGCGGGTCTGTTCGCGGTGCCACTGTCCGGCAAGGGCGCGAAGCCGGGTGATACCGTTCGACTCACGCAGCCCGCACGTCAGTCGTTGTCCCTGGGCCAGCGCGGGGACCTGATGCTCCTCCGGCCGTTGGACGCAACGGACACGTACCGCATCGAGCGCATCATCCGCTTCGACCCGTGA
- a CDS encoding tetratricopeptide repeat protein, with translation MPEIPDEVHERIQALCAEGDELAEKGDLAAALRSFKSAFQLIPEPWMEYEATTWVCTAIGDTLFQMGEFSRARAALKDAVHAPDGLGNPFIHLRLGQCEFELGDMRRAGDELARAFMGADKEIFEQEDPKYLRFLETLLHPAQKS, from the coding sequence ATGCCCGAGATTCCGGACGAGGTCCACGAGCGCATCCAGGCGCTCTGCGCCGAGGGAGATGAGCTCGCGGAGAAGGGAGACCTCGCCGCGGCGCTGCGGTCCTTCAAGTCCGCCTTCCAGCTCATCCCCGAGCCATGGATGGAGTACGAGGCGACCACGTGGGTCTGCACGGCCATCGGCGACACGCTCTTCCAGATGGGAGAGTTCTCGCGAGCACGCGCCGCGCTCAAGGACGCCGTCCACGCGCCCGATGGCCTGGGCAACCCGTTCATCCACCTGCGGCTGGGACAGTGCGAGTTCGAGCTCGGAGACATGCGGCGCGCCGGTGATGAACTGGCGCGGGCCTTCATGGGCGCGGACAAGGAGATCTTCGAGCAGGAGGACCCGAAGTACCTGCGCTTCCTCGAAACACTGCTGCACCCTGCCCAGAAGTCCTGA
- a CDS encoding DUF2157 domain-containing protein: protein MPKDLLELDATPERLRALTEARVIPPEALERALALSTASPTPDAWRRFVSTVLLGLGALLLLSGVIYFFAYNWAEMHRFAKLGLIGVGILGTALLSRRLGDTLAGQCSLFASAVLVGAMLAVYGQAYQTGADAFELFVGWAALILPWVLAARFAPLWLLLLVLANTGIALFQDQVLGGGDDAKGWLAVVLGLLNGLAWATHEHFANRGVSWLQGRWLPRVLATMGVLPLLAVGTSFIIIPDEVGLSGLTALVLLLGTFAAEYALHRHLRGELFLLTLGALSVMTLVTTGLGRVVFEGTKDELGLFILPIFIIIQVAIAVSWLRAEARATGASEES from the coding sequence GTGCCGAAAGACCTGCTCGAACTCGATGCGACACCCGAGCGACTGCGCGCGCTCACCGAGGCCCGCGTCATTCCTCCCGAAGCCCTGGAGCGCGCGCTCGCCCTCTCCACGGCCTCTCCGACGCCCGACGCGTGGCGGCGCTTCGTGTCCACCGTGCTGCTCGGCCTCGGCGCGCTGCTGCTGCTCTCCGGCGTCATCTACTTCTTCGCCTACAACTGGGCGGAGATGCACCGCTTCGCCAAGCTGGGGCTCATCGGCGTCGGCATCCTCGGCACCGCGCTGCTCTCGCGCAGACTCGGCGACACGCTCGCCGGACAGTGCAGCCTGTTCGCCTCGGCGGTCCTCGTCGGCGCGATGCTCGCCGTCTACGGACAGGCGTATCAAACGGGCGCGGACGCGTTCGAGCTGTTCGTCGGCTGGGCCGCGCTCATCCTGCCCTGGGTGCTCGCGGCGCGCTTCGCGCCCCTGTGGCTGCTCCTCCTCGTGCTCGCGAACACCGGCATCGCGCTCTTCCAGGACCAGGTCCTCGGCGGTGGCGACGACGCGAAGGGCTGGCTCGCCGTGGTGCTCGGGTTGCTCAATGGCCTGGCGTGGGCCACCCACGAACACTTCGCCAACCGGGGCGTCTCCTGGCTCCAGGGGCGCTGGCTGCCTCGCGTCCTCGCGACGATGGGCGTGCTGCCCCTGCTTGCCGTCGGCACGTCGTTCATCATCATCCCCGACGAGGTGGGACTCAGCGGGCTCACCGCCCTGGTGCTGCTCCTCGGGACCTTCGCCGCGGAGTACGCGCTCCACCGGCACCTGCGCGGCGAGCTGTTCCTGCTCACCCTCGGTGCGCTCTCGGTGATGACGCTCGTGACGACGGGCCTGGGCCGCGTGGTGTTCGAGGGCACGAAGGACGAGCTGGGACTCTTCATCCTCCCCATCTTCATCATCATCCAGGTGGCCATCGCCGTCAGTTGGCTGCGCGCCGAGGCCCGCGCCACGGGCGCCTCCGAGGAGTCCTGA
- a CDS encoding DUF4401 domain-containing protein, whose amino-acid sequence MSLRPSIQQVLEGLRSEGQVDELAEARARATLEVHQRTSTASPWFVKAFAAFGAWLSAIFLVSFFVCVGLWKEEEVFSGVGLVLVIAAVALRRTIQGVFLEQLTLAVTLAGVGMAATGVAHFGSDLAGVGALLVISLALLFVYPDATLRFLATLGAAGASFYLLMELVPGPGMDLCILACAALLYWLFLHQARLRTGRLGDLVGPVAFGLACGLPAAMVTRVSHFLLTPDLHESLPMPLLTLGLTALTLVTAWQVMREHDLPPSGPQGAAVFAALTLVAVLTAQTPAVITSVGLLVLGFHRRSSLMVGIATAFLLASGTWYYYDMSVTLLAKALALMGSGVILLGLRLFLSRRFPQTPSTVEAR is encoded by the coding sequence ATGTCCCTGCGCCCGTCCATCCAACAGGTCCTCGAGGGTCTGCGAAGCGAAGGTCAGGTCGATGAGCTCGCCGAGGCCCGCGCCCGCGCGACGCTCGAGGTGCACCAGCGCACCAGCACCGCCTCGCCCTGGTTCGTGAAGGCCTTCGCCGCCTTCGGCGCCTGGCTGTCCGCGATCTTCCTGGTGAGCTTCTTCGTCTGCGTGGGACTCTGGAAGGAAGAGGAGGTCTTCTCGGGGGTCGGCCTCGTCCTCGTCATCGCCGCCGTCGCGCTCCGACGCACCATCCAGGGCGTGTTCCTCGAGCAGCTCACGCTCGCGGTGACGCTGGCTGGCGTGGGCATGGCAGCGACCGGGGTCGCTCATTTCGGCTCGGACCTCGCCGGTGTCGGAGCCCTCCTCGTCATCAGCCTGGCCCTGCTCTTCGTCTATCCGGACGCCACGCTGCGCTTCCTCGCCACGCTCGGCGCGGCAGGGGCAAGCTTCTACCTCCTGATGGAGCTGGTGCCGGGCCCGGGGATGGACCTGTGCATCCTCGCGTGCGCTGCGCTCCTCTACTGGCTCTTCCTCCACCAGGCACGGCTGAGAACGGGCAGGCTCGGTGACCTCGTCGGCCCCGTCGCTTTCGGGCTCGCCTGCGGTCTACCCGCCGCGATGGTCACGCGCGTTTCGCATTTCCTCCTCACCCCCGACCTGCATGAGTCGCTGCCAATGCCCCTGCTCACACTGGGCCTCACCGCGCTCACCCTCGTCACGGCGTGGCAGGTCATGAGGGAGCACGACCTGCCGCCCTCGGGCCCCCAAGGCGCGGCCGTCTTCGCCGCGCTCACGCTCGTCGCCGTCCTCACCGCTCAAACCCCTGCGGTCATCACCTCGGTGGGCCTCTTGGTGCTCGGCTTCCATCGGCGCAGCAGCCTGATGGTGGGCATCGCCACTGCGTTCCTGCTCGCCTCGGGCACCTGGTACTACTACGACATGAGCGTCACCTTGCTCGCCAAGGCGCTCGCGCTCATGGGCAGCGGGGTCATCCTGCTCGGCCTCCGACTCTTCCTCTCGCGCCGCTTTCCCCAGACGCCGTCCACCGTGGAGGCACGCTGA
- a CDS encoding GDYXXLXY domain-containing protein yields MRSTLFFVGLLLALAVPLGLVVQKERVLSTGKGILLELAPRDPRSLMQGDYMVLDYALTRDLNDKRESFPHDGVLVLKLDGDGVGTFARMDSPDVPLAPDEHRLRYRIRDSRFRLGAESFFFQEGHAGRYQRARYAELKTADNGNSVLAGLRDKERQPLGADSAEDVDATAITDTPDDVDANSIIDAPTTVDAPTIDSPTEADAATHVGAPADASPAVIE; encoded by the coding sequence ATGCGCTCGACCCTCTTCTTCGTCGGATTGCTGCTCGCGCTCGCCGTGCCGCTGGGCCTCGTCGTCCAGAAGGAGCGAGTGCTCTCCACCGGCAAGGGCATCCTGCTGGAGCTCGCGCCCAGGGACCCGCGCTCGCTGATGCAGGGCGATTACATGGTGCTCGACTACGCACTCACCCGGGACCTCAACGACAAGCGCGAGTCGTTTCCCCACGACGGCGTGCTCGTGTTGAAGCTTGATGGCGATGGTGTGGGGACCTTCGCGCGCATGGACTCGCCCGATGTCCCGCTGGCGCCTGACGAGCACAGGCTGCGCTACCGCATCCGGGACAGCCGCTTCCGACTGGGCGCGGAGTCCTTCTTCTTCCAGGAGGGCCACGCCGGGCGATACCAGCGCGCGCGCTACGCGGAGCTGAAGACCGCCGACAACGGCAACAGCGTCCTCGCGGGCCTGCGCGACAAGGAACGGCAGCCGCTTGGCGCCGACTCCGCGGAAGACGTCGACGCGACGGCCATTACCGACACTCCCGACGACGTCGATGCGAACTCCATCATCGATGCGCCCACCACGGTCGATGCGCCGACCATCGACAGCCCCACCGAGGCCGACGCGGCCACCCACGTCGGCGCTCCCGCCGACGCGTCGCCCGCTGTCATCGAGTAA
- a CDS encoding biliverdin-producing heme oxygenase codes for MEAVSGTTGTLRLPRNEQSARVRRLSESEAEALQPVAPTSAPLSVLLTEGTARAHEQAERSVFLQSLFGGTWEGVYGQYVRAQHYVSYLRQLHMLYATYESVLPHAARTSLTPVLLMPELRRADALEADLAYFCGETRTETFACVETRLHAERLREVAEDAPHLLVAHVYARCVLDLFTAPERAGIVASAFELEDSRGTLFHGSATPGELTALRVRLHSRIDGLELEEDEAREIIQEARMAFRLQALVCDELARGATGISPPSGGYRGGFSASQ; via the coding sequence GTGGAAGCAGTGAGCGGCACCACGGGGACGTTGCGTCTGCCGCGCAACGAGCAGTCCGCGCGCGTGCGTCGGCTGAGCGAGAGCGAGGCGGAGGCCCTCCAGCCGGTGGCCCCCACCTCCGCGCCGCTGTCCGTGCTGCTCACGGAAGGCACGGCGCGAGCCCACGAGCAGGCCGAGCGCTCGGTGTTCCTCCAGTCGCTCTTCGGCGGCACGTGGGAAGGCGTCTATGGCCAGTACGTCCGCGCCCAGCACTACGTCAGCTACCTGCGCCAGCTCCACATGCTCTACGCGACGTACGAGAGCGTGCTGCCCCACGCCGCGCGCACGTCGCTGACGCCCGTGCTGCTGATGCCGGAGCTGCGGCGCGCGGACGCGCTGGAGGCGGACCTGGCGTACTTCTGCGGCGAGACGCGCACGGAGACCTTCGCGTGCGTGGAGACGCGCCTGCACGCCGAGCGTCTGCGCGAGGTGGCCGAGGACGCGCCGCACCTGCTCGTCGCGCACGTCTACGCGCGGTGCGTGTTGGACCTGTTCACCGCGCCGGAGCGGGCGGGCATCGTCGCCAGCGCCTTCGAGCTCGAGGACTCCCGAGGCACGCTGTTCCACGGCTCCGCCACGCCCGGCGAGCTGACGGCGCTGCGCGTGCGGCTGCACTCGCGCATCGACGGCCTGGAGCTGGAAGAAGACGAGGCGCGCGAAATCATCCAGGAGGCGCGCATGGCCTTCCGGCTCCAGGCGCTCGTGTGCGACGAGCTGGCCCGGGGCGCGACGGGAATCTCCCCGCCGTCGGGTGGCTACCGGGGCGGGTTCAGCGCCTCCCAGTAG